Proteins found in one Lepeophtheirus salmonis chromosome 9, UVic_Lsal_1.4, whole genome shotgun sequence genomic segment:
- the LOC121124103 gene encoding uncharacterized protein isoform X1 has product MHNEKSSTIKRMINRSFSPFFTYPLIIACIFFGYTAFKATKEGKLLRIQNVELNNTANEVNTMTELYKKTSKELSESNKKIQGLHKELGEARTKLTELSKSGDVKAGEELKKNFETLKAEFEKFKENKQAKTVDKDKKLKELENAKSQKEKETAEKDKKLKEIEDAKKKIEKETVDKDNKLKELEGVKSQKEKETAEKDKKLKELEEAKKKIESELAEAKKQKA; this is encoded by the exons ATGCACAACGAGAAGAGTTCCACAATCAAAAGAATGATCAATCGTAGTTTTAGTCCGTTCTTCACATATCCTCTAATCATTGCCTGTATTTTCTTTGGATATACGGCTTTTAAAGCCACAAAGGAAGGTAAGCTTCTCAGAATTCAGAATGTGGAGCTTAATAATACAGCTAACGAAGT AAACACGATGACAGAACTCTACAAGAAAACCTCAAAAGAATTGTCAGAGTCAAACAAGAAGATTCAAGGTTTACATAAAGAATTAGGAGAAGCTAGA ACAAAACTAACTGAATTATCCAAGAGTGGTGATGTGAAAGCGGgtgaggagttaaagaaaaattttgAGACACTAAAGGCAGAATTcgaaaaatttaaggaaaataaacaagCAA AAACTGTcgataaggataaaaaattgaaggaattgGAGAATGCAAAGTCTCAAAAGGAG aaagaaaCTGCAGAGAAGGATAAAAAGTTGAAGGAAATCGAAGATGCCAAGAAGAAAATAGAG aaagaaaCTGTTGATAAGGATAATAAGTTGAAGGAATTGGAGGGCGTAAAGTCTCAAAAGGag AAAGAAACAGCTGAGAAGGATAAGAAGTTGAAGGAACTTGAAGAGGCTAAGAAGAAAATAGAG agTGAACTTGCAGAAGCCAAAAAACAAAAggcataa
- the LOC121124103 gene encoding uncharacterized protein isoform X2: protein MHNEKSSTIKRMINRSFSPFFTYPLIIACIFFGYTAFKATKEGKLLRIQNVELNNTANEVNTMTELYKKTSKELSESNKKIQGLHKELGEARKETAEKDKKLKEIEDAKKKIEKETVDKDNKLKELEGVKSQKEKETAEKDKKLKELEEAKKKIESELAEAKKQKA, encoded by the exons ATGCACAACGAGAAGAGTTCCACAATCAAAAGAATGATCAATCGTAGTTTTAGTCCGTTCTTCACATATCCTCTAATCATTGCCTGTATTTTCTTTGGATATACGGCTTTTAAAGCCACAAAGGAAGGTAAGCTTCTCAGAATTCAGAATGTGGAGCTTAATAATACAGCTAACGAAGT AAACACGATGACAGAACTCTACAAGAAAACCTCAAAAGAATTGTCAGAGTCAAACAAGAAGATTCAAGGTTTACATAAAGAATTAGGAGAAGCTAGA aaagaaaCTGCAGAGAAGGATAAAAAGTTGAAGGAAATCGAAGATGCCAAGAAGAAAATAGAG aaagaaaCTGTTGATAAGGATAATAAGTTGAAGGAATTGGAGGGCGTAAAGTCTCAAAAGGag AAAGAAACAGCTGAGAAGGATAAGAAGTTGAAGGAACTTGAAGAGGCTAAGAAGAAAATAGAG agTGAACTTGCAGAAGCCAAAAAACAAAAggcataa